A stretch of the Gimesia chilikensis genome encodes the following:
- a CDS encoding Gfo/Idh/MocA family protein, which produces MNTEKTPTPASTTRRDFIKSSSAAVAASTLTGSVFAGTSPSAALQSSVFAAGSDEIRVGLVGCGGRGTGAAAQALAADKNARLVAMGDTFYDHLDKSYKNLKKNPVGEQVQVDADHKFVGFDSYQKVIDCVDVVLLTTPPHFRPMQLRAAIEAGKHVFAEKPVAVDAPGVRSVMETCKLAKEKNLSIVSGLCWRYHQGMRETFKQIHEGAVGDVMAIQCSYNTRGLWMFKREPEWSDMEWQMRNWLYFTWLSGDFNTEQHVHSLDKMAWTMKDETPISCSGTGGRQTRTGKEYGHIYDHFAIVYEYPNGVKGFSRCRQQDGCAVDVSDHVFGTKGRVDVFKHRIYDPKGEKTWQFRDKSKNMYQVEHDEFFESIRSGNPINNGDYMTKSTMLAIMGRMAAYTGKSITWDEAMNSQEDLTPASYEWGPMPVPPVAMPGITAFK; this is translated from the coding sequence ATGAATACTGAAAAGACTCCAACTCCCGCGTCGACGACGCGTCGTGATTTCATCAAATCCAGTTCTGCAGCCGTCGCTGCATCGACTCTGACAGGCAGCGTCTTTGCTGGAACATCTCCCTCAGCCGCACTGCAATCCAGTGTATTTGCCGCCGGCAGCGATGAAATCCGCGTTGGTCTGGTGGGCTGTGGTGGTCGTGGAACCGGGGCAGCCGCCCAGGCACTTGCCGCTGATAAAAACGCCAGACTGGTCGCGATGGGTGACACATTCTACGATCATCTGGACAAGAGTTATAAGAACCTGAAAAAGAATCCGGTTGGCGAGCAGGTGCAGGTCGACGCGGATCATAAATTCGTCGGCTTTGATTCCTATCAGAAAGTCATCGACTGTGTGGACGTGGTTCTGCTGACCACGCCGCCTCACTTCCGCCCCATGCAGTTGCGGGCCGCGATTGAAGCAGGAAAACACGTCTTCGCTGAAAAGCCGGTCGCCGTCGACGCACCGGGCGTTCGTTCCGTCATGGAAACCTGCAAACTGGCCAAAGAGAAAAATCTGTCGATCGTTTCCGGTCTCTGCTGGCGCTATCACCAGGGCATGCGGGAAACCTTCAAACAGATTCATGAAGGGGCCGTCGGCGATGTGATGGCAATCCAGTGCAGCTACAACACCCGCGGTCTGTGGATGTTCAAGCGGGAGCCGGAATGGAGCGACATGGAATGGCAGATGCGCAACTGGCTCTATTTCACCTGGTTGTCCGGTGACTTCAACACCGAACAGCATGTCCACAGCCTGGATAAGATGGCCTGGACAATGAAAGATGAAACTCCGATCTCCTGCAGTGGTACTGGTGGCCGCCAGACACGTACCGGTAAAGAGTATGGTCACATTTACGACCACTTCGCAATCGTCTACGAATACCCCAACGGTGTCAAAGGCTTCAGCCGCTGCCGTCAGCAGGATGGTTGTGCTGTCGATGTTTCAGACCACGTCTTCGGCACCAAGGGACGCGTCGATGTCTTCAAGCATCGTATCTATGATCCCAAAGGGGAAAAGACCTGGCAGTTCCGCGACAAAAGCAAGAACATGTATCAGGTCGAGCACGATGAATTCTTCGAAAGCATCCGCTCCGGTAACCCGATCAACAATGGTGACTACATGACCAAGAGCACCATGCTGGCGATCATGGGTCGTATGGCTGCCTATACCGGTAAGAGCATTACCTGGGACGAAGCCATGAATTCGCAGGAAGACCTGACCCCCGCAAGCTACGAGTGGGGCCCGATGCCGGTACCGCCCGTCGCCATGCCGGGTATCACCGCTTTTAAATAA
- a CDS encoding gamma carbonic anhydrase family protein, translating into MNNHESSPEWPLKADSIPTPPELPYPDVDCDWEALHSYPVIDPTAWVTPDAIVTGRVRLKARSTVWHQCVLRGDLEYIEVGEETNVQDGSVLHTDYGHPCILGNRVTLGHAAIVHGSVVEDDAMIAICATVLSRCVIGKGALIAAGALVREGIHVPPGTLWAGCPARQIKVLTPQQQERLQATWQHYVNLGAASLQRFGREHIDRLTQ; encoded by the coding sequence ATGAACAACCATGAATCATCACCAGAATGGCCTCTCAAAGCAGACAGCATCCCGACGCCTCCGGAGCTGCCTTATCCTGATGTCGACTGTGACTGGGAAGCGCTGCACTCCTATCCGGTCATCGATCCAACCGCCTGGGTGACTCCCGATGCCATCGTCACGGGACGCGTGCGGCTCAAAGCCCGCAGCACAGTCTGGCATCAGTGCGTCTTACGAGGGGACCTGGAATACATCGAAGTTGGCGAAGAGACGAACGTGCAGGACGGCTCAGTGCTGCACACCGATTATGGACATCCCTGTATCCTGGGAAACCGCGTCACGCTAGGACACGCGGCCATCGTGCATGGCTCTGTGGTGGAAGACGATGCCATGATCGCGATTTGCGCCACGGTCCTCAGCCGCTGTGTCATTGGAAAAGGTGCGTTAATCGCCGCAGGAGCGCTGGTACGGGAAGGCATCCATGTGCCCCCTGGAACACTCTGGGCCGGCTGTCCTGCCCGCCAGATCAAAGTACTCACGCCACAACAACAGGAACGCCTGCAGGCCACCTGGCAGCATTATGTGAATCTTGGTGCAGCCAGCCTGCAGCGGTTTGGTCGCGAACATATCGACCGGCTCACTCAGTAA
- a CDS encoding DMT family transporter — MNKISNASSANPSESAATAQSEKQASEGLSPVVKGTLFGLLSALAYTAANISLREAAVDNNADWAIWISALKSVPATIVGWTLVAYRGSKGLPALPPRRLVIPLILTGLLMQFGGNVMFQWSLSLGGLAFTVPLCFATLLATGAILGRLFLEESITPRMFASMVILTAAIVVLSLGAHQAEESVFEHMEHHTRSMVTVALTIFVACVAGCAYGAGGVMIRGSVRGEMSISASLVLISTTGMVCLSGVAFYRLGIEILWITTPWQYLVMLVGGIMNAIAFFAIGASMKHLTVTRVNLLNASQTAMAAFAGVFFFDEKLTVWLLSGTALTIGGLFLMEKKRPAIPNSSLSKTSPDDTTQPEVSSHEQP; from the coding sequence GTGAACAAGATTTCTAACGCGTCTTCAGCGAACCCTTCTGAATCCGCCGCGACAGCTCAGAGTGAGAAGCAGGCGAGCGAAGGCTTGTCTCCCGTAGTCAAAGGCACACTGTTCGGGTTGCTTTCTGCGCTGGCCTACACTGCTGCCAACATCTCACTACGGGAAGCCGCGGTCGACAATAACGCCGACTGGGCCATCTGGATCTCCGCGTTGAAATCCGTTCCAGCGACCATCGTGGGCTGGACGCTGGTCGCCTATCGCGGTTCTAAAGGCTTACCGGCTCTGCCTCCCCGGCGACTGGTGATTCCCCTGATTCTGACTGGGCTGCTCATGCAGTTCGGCGGGAACGTCATGTTTCAATGGTCGCTGAGCCTGGGCGGACTGGCCTTCACGGTTCCACTCTGTTTTGCAACCCTGCTCGCCACCGGGGCCATCCTGGGGCGCCTGTTCCTGGAAGAGTCGATTACCCCGCGCATGTTTGCGTCAATGGTCATCCTGACGGCTGCCATTGTCGTGCTCAGTCTGGGAGCGCACCAGGCGGAAGAATCTGTATTCGAACACATGGAGCACCATACACGGTCAATGGTGACGGTTGCTCTGACCATCTTTGTTGCCTGTGTGGCCGGCTGCGCGTATGGAGCCGGTGGGGTCATGATTCGGGGTAGCGTGCGCGGAGAGATGTCGATCTCCGCGTCACTGGTACTGATCAGCACGACCGGCATGGTCTGTCTGAGTGGCGTGGCCTTCTATCGACTCGGCATCGAAATCCTGTGGATCACGACTCCCTGGCAATACCTGGTCATGCTGGTGGGCGGCATCATGAATGCCATCGCCTTCTTTGCCATTGGGGCGTCCATGAAGCACCTCACGGTCACACGGGTCAACCTGCTCAATGCCTCGCAGACCGCGATGGCTGCGTTTGCCGGCGTCTTCTTCTTTGATGAAAAACTGACGGTCTGGCTCTTGAGCGGAACGGCGCTGACGATCGGCGGTCTGTTCCTGATGGAGAAGAAACGCCCCGCGATCCCCAACAGTTCACTTTCCAAGACGTCACCAGATGACACGACGCAACCGGAGGTCAGCTCGCATGAACAACCATGA
- a CDS encoding DNA gyrase inhibitor YacG, which yields MIQPQTCPICRKVVTTKAGDDQSAFPFCSKKCRDVDFFRWSDGRYAIVEDLDPRLIELQRLEQEGEQDF from the coding sequence ATGATCCAACCTCAAACCTGCCCCATTTGCCGCAAGGTCGTCACTACAAAAGCTGGTGACGACCAGTCTGCTTTTCCATTCTGCAGCAAGAAGTGCCGGGATGTCGATTTCTTCCGCTGGTCTGATGGACGCTATGCCATTGTGGAAGATCTGGATCCGCGGCTGATCGAATTGCAGCGCCTGGAGCAAGAGGGTGAACAAGATTTCTAA
- a CDS encoding FmdB family zinc ribbon protein, translating to MPTYDYECSQCHHQWEVFQSITAKPLRKCPECGKLKAKRIIGAGGGIIFKGSGFYETDYRSSSYKKAAAADSKAQSASSESKSSSSDSGSSSKSGSKDS from the coding sequence ATGCCAACGTACGATTACGAATGCTCCCAGTGTCATCACCAGTGGGAAGTGTTTCAGTCCATCACTGCCAAGCCACTTCGTAAATGTCCGGAGTGTGGCAAGCTGAAAGCCAAACGCATCATTGGTGCCGGCGGCGGTATCATTTTCAAGGGTAGCGGTTTTTACGAAACGGATTACCGCAGCAGTTCTTACAAAAAAGCAGCTGCAGCCGACTCAAAAGCACAGTCCGCCAGTTCGGAATCCAAAAGTTCCAGCAGCGATTCCGGATCCTCTTCCAAGAGCGGTTCCAAGGATTCCTGA
- the grpE gene encoding nucleotide exchange factor GrpE yields MTDQEQPEDIQNQTQESAAAETEAVESSTSVETQLETALAERDENQNRFLRSQAELDNTRKRHQRELAELRQYAAAPFVQDMLPALDNLKRAVEAAENADNVNDLKLGVEMVAKQILDVFAKNNVKAIEAVGQPFDPNLHEALQQMPSDEYPSMTVIQELEQGFILNDRVVRPSKVIVSSGPAEN; encoded by the coding sequence ATGACAGATCAGGAACAACCAGAAGACATTCAGAATCAGACACAGGAATCTGCTGCAGCCGAAACGGAAGCAGTAGAGAGCTCAACCTCAGTCGAAACACAACTCGAAACCGCTCTGGCTGAACGCGACGAAAACCAGAACCGTTTTCTGCGTTCCCAGGCTGAGCTGGATAACACACGCAAACGTCATCAGCGGGAACTGGCTGAACTGCGTCAATACGCGGCAGCTCCTTTTGTACAGGACATGCTCCCCGCACTGGATAACCTGAAACGGGCCGTGGAAGCTGCTGAAAACGCAGACAACGTCAACGACCTGAAGCTCGGTGTCGAAATGGTGGCCAAGCAGATCCTGGATGTCTTCGCGAAAAATAATGTCAAAGCCATTGAAGCGGTCGGGCAGCCCTTCGATCCGAACCTGCACGAAGCATTGCAGCAGATGCCTTCTGACGAATATCCATCGATGACTGTTATCCAGGAACTGGAGCAGGGCTTTATCCTGAACGACCGGGTGGTGCGTCCGAGTAAAGTGATTGTCTCCTCGGGACCTGCTGAAAACTGA